One window of Halorussus sp. MSC15.2 genomic DNA carries:
- a CDS encoding HPP family protein, whose translation MNARDLMTTDVETVHPDDEISEVLTRLATADFNGFPVVDDDERVVGIVTQHDLVHIFQPSDRTLWIPVGFPPFLETLEYAIDLSWDDLDTELDLLKHAGKPVETVMTADVVTVEPETDFDRILDLLADDERDINRLPVVDDDGRLLGIVARQDVLRAVRDERRTSGERLA comes from the coding sequence ATGAACGCCCGCGACCTGATGACGACCGACGTAGAGACGGTCCACCCCGACGACGAGATAAGCGAGGTGCTGACCCGTCTCGCGACCGCGGACTTCAACGGGTTCCCCGTCGTGGACGACGACGAGCGCGTGGTCGGTATCGTGACCCAGCACGACCTCGTCCACATCTTCCAACCCAGCGACCGGACGCTCTGGATTCCGGTCGGATTCCCGCCGTTCCTCGAAACCCTCGAGTACGCCATCGACCTCTCGTGGGACGACCTCGACACGGAACTCGACCTGTTGAAACACGCCGGAAAGCCGGTCGAGACCGTGATGACCGCCGACGTCGTGACGGTCGAACCCGAGACCGACTTCGACCGCATCCTCGACCTGTTGGCCGACGACGAACGCGACATCAACCGACTCCCGGTCGTCGACGACGACGGCAGACTGCTCGGTATCGTCGCCCGTCAGGACGTGCTTCGAGCGGTCCGCGACGAGCGCCGGACCTCCGGAGAACGCCTCGCGTAA
- a CDS encoding MarR family transcriptional regulator, translating to MRPEDDHLLALLRTERKDTFTAIAAQLPFPRERVAERCRTLASYGLVEHLGSDIYTISPLGERYLDGEVEAAELEEC from the coding sequence ATGCGACCAGAGGACGACCACTTGCTCGCCTTGCTCCGTACCGAGCGTAAGGATACGTTCACCGCCATCGCCGCGCAACTCCCGTTCCCGCGCGAGCGAGTCGCCGAGCGCTGTCGGACGCTGGCGTCGTACGGTCTGGTCGAACACCTCGGCAGCGACATTTACACCATCAGTCCGCTCGGGGAGCGGTATCTCGACGGTGAAGTCGAGGCGGCGGAACTGGAAGAGTGCTGA